One window from the genome of Cucumis melo cultivar AY chromosome 10, USDA_Cmelo_AY_1.0, whole genome shotgun sequence encodes:
- the LOC103504412 gene encoding glutamate--glyoxylate aminotransferase 2 → MSRKALDYDSINENVKKAQYAVRGELYLRASELQKEGKRIIFTNVGNPHALGQKPLTFPRQVVALCQAPFLLEDPNVGLIFPADAIARAKHYLSLIPGGLGAYSDSRGIPAIRKEVADFIGRRDGYPSDPELIYLTDGASKGVMQILNTIIRGAGDGILVPVPQYPLYSAAIALFGGSLVPYYLEETANWGLDVNDLRQSVAQARSKGITVRAMVIINPGNPTGQCLSEANLREILNFCFKENLVLLGDEVYQQNVYQDERPFISSRKVLLDMGPPISKELQLISFHTVSKGYWGECGQRGGYFEMTNIPPRTVDEIYKVASISLSPNVPAQIFMGLMVNPPKPGDISYDQFIRESKGILESLRRRARIMTDGFNSCRNVICNFTEGAMYSFPQIRLPPKAIEAAKKLGKVPDVFYCLKLLEATGISTVPGSGFGQKEGVFHLRTTILPAEEDMPEIMASFKKFNDSFMEEYEDHRGYSRM, encoded by the exons ATGTCACGCAAGGCACTAGACTATGACTCGATTAATGAAAACGTGAAAAAAGCTCAGTATGCTGTCAGAGGAGAACTATATCTGCGAGCTTCTGAGCTTCAGAAGGAAGGAAAAAGG ATTATTTTCACAAATGTTGGGAATCCCCATGCTCTTGGACAGAAGCCATTGACTTTTCCACGTCAG GTTGTCGCTCTTTGCCAAGCTCCCTTTCTGTTAGAAGATCCCAATGTAGGATTAATATTTCCTGCTGATGCTATTGCAAGAGCCAAACATTACCTCTCACTGATTCCAGGAGGCCTAG GTGCTTACAGCGATTCCCGAGGAATTCCTGCAATTAGGAAGGAAGTAGCAGACTTTATAGGAAGGCGAGATGGCTATCCAAG CGATCCAGAACTCATATACCTCACTGATGGTGCTAGTAAAGGTGTTATGCAGATTTTGAATACTATTATCCGCGGTGCAGGGGATGGG ATTCTGGTCCCGGTTCCACAATACCCTCTTTACTCAGCCGCAATTGCACTGTTCGGGGGTTCCCTTGTTCCGTACTACCTAGAAGAGACTGCAAATTGGGGTCTAGATGTTAACGACCTTCGCCAATCCGTTGCTCAGGCTCGCTCCAAGGGAATTACT GTAAGAGCTATGGTGATCATAAATCCTGGGAACCCAACTGGTCAATGCCTTAGTGAAGCAAATCTGAGAGAGATACTAAACTTCTGTTTCAAAGAAAACTTGGTTTTGCTCGGAGATGAGGTTTATCAGCAAAATGTATACCAAGATGAACGCCCCTTCATTAGTTCTAGAAAG GTATTACTGGATATGGGCCCACCCATCAGCAAGGAACTGCAACTTATTTCTTTCCATACTGTGTCAAAAGGATATTGGGGAGAATGTGGACAGCGAGGTGGATACTTTGAGATGACCAACATTCCTCCAAGG ACGGTCGATGAAATTTATAAGGTTGCATCTATATCACTCAGCCCAAACGTTCCTGCTCAGATATTT ATGGGGTTGATGGTCAACCCACCTAAGCCTGGTGACATTTCATATGATCAGTTTATTAGGGAAAG CAAGGGGATCCTTGAATCTCTGAGGAGAAGAGCAAGAATAATGACTGATGGATTCAATAGCTGCAGAAATGTGATCTGCAATTTCACAGAAG GTGCCATGTATTCTTTCCCACAAATTCGCCTCCCGCCGAAAGCCATTGAGGCTGCTAAAAAGTTAGGAAAAGTGCCTGATGTTTTCTACTGTCTCAAGCTCTTGGAAGCCACTGGAATCTCCACTGTTCCAGGTTCAGGCTTTGGGCAGAAAGAAGG GGTGTTCCATTTGAGGACAACCATCTTGCCTGCTGAGGAAGACATGCCTGAAATCATGGCAAGTTTCAAGAAGTTCAACGATTCGTTCATGGAGGAATATGAAGACCATAGGGGTTATTCAAGAATGTGA
- the LOC103488974 gene encoding 60S ribosomal protein L27a-3: MTTRFKKNRKKRGHVSAGHGRIGKHRKHPGGRGNAGGMHHHRILFDKYHPGYFGKVGMRYFHKLRNKFYCPIVNVDKIWSLIPQEVKDKASKDNVPLVDVTQFGYFKVLGKGVLPENQPIVVKAKLVSKIAEKKIKEAGGAVVLTA; this comes from the coding sequence ATGACGACTCGTTTCAAGAAGAACAGGAAGAAGAGAGGACATGTCAGTGCCGGACATGGTAGAATCGGCAAACACCGAAAGCATCCTGGTGGTCGGGGAAACGCCGGAGGTATGCACCACCACCGGATTCTCTTCGATAAGTATCACCCTGGTTATTTCGGTAAAGTCGGTATGCGTTATTTCCACAAGCTTCGCAACAAGTTCTATTGCCCGATTGTAAACGTTGACAAGATCTGGTCATTGATCCCTCAAGAAGTGAAGGATAAAGCCTCCAAAGACAACGTTCCATTGGTCGATGTTACGCAGTTCGGATATTTCAAGGTTTTGGGCAAGGGTGTCTTACCGGAGAATCAGCCTATTGTGGTGAAGGCCAAGCTTGTGTCCAAGATCGCCGAGAAGAAGATTAAGGAGGCTGGCGGCGCGGTGGTTCTTACAGCTTAG
- the LOC103489551 gene encoding protein DETOXIFICATION 29, producing MADLSQPLLSQREENKPIDHSPESGRKDTKALFAPDADDIPPINTTRDFYREFCIELKKLWYLAAPAVFTSVCQYSFGAITQLFAGQVSTIALAAVSVENSVIAGFSFGIMLGMGSALETLCGQAYGAGQLDMMGVYMQRSWVILVISAVVLTPVYIFSAPLLKLIGQTEEISEAAGVLSIWMIPQLYAYALNFPISKFLQAQSKMMAMSVISAVALVFHTFFTWLFMLKLGWGLAGGAIVLNASWWVIDLAQIVYILSGSCGRAWSGFSWQAFHNLWGFVRLSLASAVMLCLEIWYFMALILFAGYLKNAEVSIDALSICTNILGWTVMVAFGINAAISVRVSNELGAAHPRTARFSLVVAVISSFVLGLILAAILIITKNDYPSLFSSDSAVREIVKSLTPMLGFCIVVNNIQPVLSGVAVGAGWQAFVAYVNVGCYYLFGIPLGLLMGFALHWGVLGIWSGMIGGTIIQTLILTWMVYRTNWNEEASVAEDRIRKWGGHSDSS from the exons ATGGCGGATCTTTCTCAGCCACTTCTCTCGCAGAGAGAGGAAAATAAACCAATCGACCACTCGCCGGAATCCGGCAGGAAAGATACGAAGGCTCTTTTTGCTCCCGACGCCGATGACATCCCTCCAATCAACACCACACGTGATTTCTACAGAGAGTtctgtattgaattaaagaaaCTGTGGTACCTTGCAGCTCCGGCGGTTTTCACATCTGTTTGCCAATATTCTTTCGGCGCCATCACTCAACTTTTCGCCGGACAAGTCAGCACCATCGCACTCGCCGCCGTCTCCGTTGAGAACTCCGTTATTGCCGGCTTTTCCTTCGGCATCATG TTGGGAATGGGAAGCGCATTGGAAACGCTGTGCGGGCAGGCGTACGGGGCAGGGCAGCTGGATATGATGGGAGTGTACATGCAAAGATCGTGGGTGATTCTCGTTATATCGGCGGTGGTTCTAACGCCGGTTTACATATTTTCGGCGCCGTTATTGAAGCTGATCGGACAGACGGAGGAGATATCGGAGGCGGCGGGAGTGCTGTCGATATGGATGATTCCTCAGCTTTATGCTTACGCCCTTAACTTTCCCATCTCCAAATTCTTGCAGGCGCAAAGCAAGATGATGGCCATGTCCGTCATCTCCGCTGTGGCTTTG GTATTTCACACGTTCTTTACTTGGCTGTTCATGCTGAAGCTGGGTTGGGGTTTAGCGGGTGGTGCCATAGTGCTGAATGCATCATGGTGGGTGATCGATCTTGCTCAGATTGTTTATATATTAAGCGGGAGCTGTGGTCGAGCCTGGTCTGGTTTCTCATGGCAAGCGTTTCACAATCTTTGGGGTTTCGTTAGACTCTCTCTTGCATCTGCGGTCATGCTCTG TTTGGAGATATGGTATTTTATGGCTCTGATACTGTTTGCTGGATACTTGAAGAACGCAGAAGTTTCCATTGATGCGCTGTCCATATG CACGAACATCTTGGGATGGACTGTGATGGTCGCTTTTGGAATAAATGCAGCCATAAG TGTTCGAGTATCAAACGAATTGGGAGCAGCACATCCAAGAACAGCAAGATTTTCATTGGTAGTAGCTGTAATATCGTCGTTCGTTCTGGGTCTCATTCTAGCAGCTATTCTCATTATCACAAAGAACGATTATCCTTCCTTATTTTCGAGTGATTCAGCCGTGAGAGAAATTGTGAAGAGCCTAACTCCTATGCTTGGTTTCTGCATTGTCGTCAACAATATCCAACCCGTTCTATCCG GAGTGGCTGTTGGAGCTGGATGGCAAGCTTTTGTGGCTTATGTGAATGTTGGCTGTTACTATTTGTTTGGGATTCCCTTGGGACTTCTTATGGGTTTCGCTCTTCACTGGGGTGTTTTG GGAATATGGTCTGGAATGATTGGAGGAACCATAATTCAGACTCTCATTTTGACATGGATGGTGTACAGAACCAATTGGAACGAAGAG GCATCTGTTGCTGAGGATAGAATAAGGAAATGGGGAGGACACTCTGATTCCTCGTAG